Proteins encoded together in one Chryseobacterium sp. G0201 window:
- a CDS encoding alpha-amylase has protein sequence MKKTHFLLSFLALGFVISCQNNDEIVDKSPEQLEVHNKTVNVTTHDGRSFSTGSSPVNGKFVSGPGGGVLMQGFYWDVPDGGNWWNTVKGKVTDWSNAGIGAIWLPPASKAQNGAYSMGYDPTDYYDFGNYNQNGSVETRFGSRTELEGLITKAHTENMQVYADIVINHNSGGQSQANPFTGTNTWTDFSEVASGKFPRSYNDFYKNSYGNNDEGAFGGFPDLCHANPYVQDWLWGRDDSVAKYYKNVMKFDGWRFDYVKGFGPWVVNTWNANVGGFSVGELWDSNVNTLEWWANNANSSVFDFAAYYKMDEAFDNGNLNALNDDMMWKRNPYKAVTFVSNHDTDIINNKMLAYAYILTHEGYPTIFYRDYEEWLNKERLNNLIWIHNNKATGNTSILYTDNDEYIARRNGYNGNPGLVVYINNSSSWQERWIQTNWASQQIKDFTGSSTWYPTTQSDKWVKIQCAPNSYSVWSLNQ, from the coding sequence ATGAAAAAAACACATTTCTTACTTTCTTTTTTAGCTTTAGGCTTTGTTATTTCTTGTCAGAATAATGACGAGATTGTTGATAAAAGTCCTGAGCAATTAGAGGTCCACAACAAAACGGTAAATGTTACCACTCACGATGGACGGTCTTTTAGTACCGGAAGTAGTCCAGTAAATGGAAAATTTGTTTCGGGACCGGGTGGTGGAGTTTTAATGCAGGGATTTTATTGGGATGTTCCGGATGGCGGAAATTGGTGGAATACCGTAAAAGGGAAAGTAACCGATTGGTCAAATGCCGGAATTGGTGCTATCTGGCTTCCGCCGGCTTCAAAAGCTCAAAATGGAGCCTACTCAATGGGATATGATCCAACAGATTATTATGATTTTGGCAACTACAACCAAAATGGGAGCGTAGAAACCCGTTTCGGATCAAGAACAGAACTGGAAGGATTAATTACAAAAGCGCATACCGAAAATATGCAGGTTTATGCAGATATTGTGATTAATCATAATAGCGGTGGCCAGTCTCAGGCAAATCCTTTTACGGGAACAAACACATGGACAGATTTTTCAGAAGTCGCATCAGGGAAATTTCCTAGAAGCTACAATGATTTCTACAAAAATTCTTATGGAAATAATGATGAAGGAGCATTTGGCGGCTTCCCGGACCTTTGTCATGCAAATCCTTACGTTCAGGACTGGCTTTGGGGAAGAGATGATTCTGTTGCAAAATATTACAAAAACGTAATGAAATTTGATGGATGGAGATTCGATTATGTTAAAGGTTTCGGACCATGGGTTGTCAATACTTGGAATGCTAATGTTGGCGGATTTTCTGTTGGAGAATTATGGGATTCTAATGTGAATACTCTGGAATGGTGGGCAAATAATGCCAACAGTTCTGTTTTCGACTTTGCAGCCTATTATAAAATGGATGAAGCCTTCGATAACGGAAATCTTAATGCATTAAACGACGACATGATGTGGAAAAGAAATCCTTACAAGGCGGTAACCTTTGTTTCAAACCACGATACGGATATTATCAATAATAAAATGTTGGCTTATGCTTATATTCTGACTCATGAAGGATACCCAACGATTTTCTACAGAGACTATGAAGAGTGGCTGAATAAAGAAAGATTAAATAACCTAATCTGGATCCACAACAACAAAGCAACCGGAAATACATCAATTCTATACACAGATAACGATGAATATATTGCCAGACGTAACGGTTACAACGGAAATCCGGGATTGGTGGTTTACATCAACAATTCCTCAAGCTGGCAGGAAAGATGGATCCAAACCAATTGGGCAAGTCAGCAAATTAAAGACTTCACAGGAAGCTCAACTTGGTATCCGACGACACAAAGCGATAAATGGGTGAAAATTCAATGTGCCCCGAACAGCTATTCTGTTTGGTCATTGAATCAATAA
- the murA gene encoding UDP-N-acetylglucosamine 1-carboxyvinyltransferase — protein sequence MSGTFQIRGGKRLQGEITPQGAKNEALQILCAVLLTDEEVRIKNIPDIHDVNRLIEILGDFGVKVTKNGHGDYTFKADKVNFDYIKSNEFKKDGAKLRGSIMLMGPMLARYGEAYMPTPGGDKIGRRRLDTHFQGLVELGAEFHYDEEEFFYSLKAKELNGKFILLEEASVTGTANIVMAAALAKGKTRIYNAACEPYLQQLCKMLNRMGANISGIGSNLVTIEGVSHLHGTEHTMLPDMVEIGSWIGLAAMTKSEITIKNVNWNQLGVIPNTFRKLGIELEQSNDDIYIPAQENYKIQKFIDGSILTISDAPWPGFTPDLLSIILVVATQAKGSLLVHQKMFESRLFFVDKLIDMGAQIILCDPHRATVIGLNQEAPLRGTTMVSPDIRAGNALLIAALSAEGKSIIHNIEQIDRGYENIDGRLKAIGADIERI from the coding sequence ATGAGTGGAACATTTCAAATAAGAGGAGGAAAAAGACTGCAAGGTGAAATTACTCCACAGGGAGCTAAGAATGAAGCTCTTCAAATTTTGTGTGCAGTTTTATTAACTGATGAAGAGGTAAGAATTAAAAACATTCCGGATATCCATGACGTTAACAGACTGATTGAAATTCTTGGAGATTTTGGTGTAAAAGTAACCAAAAACGGACATGGTGATTACACTTTCAAGGCTGATAAAGTAAACTTCGATTATATAAAATCCAACGAATTCAAAAAAGACGGAGCAAAACTTCGTGGTTCTATCATGCTAATGGGGCCAATGTTGGCAAGATATGGTGAAGCTTATATGCCGACTCCTGGTGGTGATAAAATCGGAAGAAGAAGATTAGACACTCACTTTCAAGGACTTGTAGAACTTGGTGCAGAATTCCATTATGATGAAGAGGAATTCTTTTATTCATTAAAAGCTAAAGAACTTAACGGTAAATTTATTTTACTGGAAGAAGCTTCTGTAACAGGAACTGCCAATATCGTAATGGCTGCAGCTTTGGCAAAAGGTAAAACAAGAATTTATAACGCTGCTTGCGAGCCTTATCTTCAGCAACTTTGTAAAATGCTGAACAGAATGGGTGCCAATATTTCAGGGATCGGTTCTAATTTAGTAACAATTGAAGGGGTAAGCCACCTTCACGGAACTGAACATACAATGCTTCCAGACATGGTTGAGATCGGATCTTGGATTGGTCTTGCTGCCATGACAAAATCTGAAATCACCATTAAAAATGTAAACTGGAACCAACTTGGCGTTATTCCAAACACATTCAGAAAATTAGGTATTGAGCTTGAACAAAGCAATGATGATATTTACATTCCTGCTCAGGAAAATTATAAGATCCAAAAATTTATTGATGGATCTATTTTAACGATTTCTGATGCGCCTTGGCCGGGATTCACTCCGGATTTGTTGTCTATTATTTTAGTGGTGGCAACTCAGGCAAAAGGAAGTCTTTTGGTTCATCAAAAAATGTTTGAATCAAGATTATTCTTCGTTGATAAATTGATTGATATGGGAGCTCAAATTATTTTGTGTGATCCGCACAGAGCAACCGTGATTGGCCTTAATCAGGAAGCTCCATTAAGAGGAACAACAATGGTTTCTCCAGATATCAGAGCCGGAAACGCCCTTCTTATTGCAGCACTTTCTGCGGAAGGAAAATCAATTATCCACAATATTGAGCAAATCGACAGAGGTTACGAAAATATTGACGGAAGATTGAAAGCGATTGGAGCTGATATTGAGAGAATTTAA
- a CDS encoding DUF4290 domain-containing protein yields the protein MEYNTQKTQLHMPEYGRIIQQLVERCKELSDRDERSEMAMAIIDFMGQRNPQLRDEENYKHKLWDHLFILANYDLDVDSPYPFPTREQLAEKPKTMEYPKLQGDFKFYGKSILQLIEKAIELEPGDEKEALKEVIANNMKKSYNVYNKEHVTDDVIFRHLKELSDNRLDLTNIESLEKSKIYYTTNNNRNNNNRSNSNNNRNQNQPNKRRHNNNNNNRSNTNNNNRK from the coding sequence ATGGAATACAATACCCAAAAAACCCAGCTTCATATGCCCGAATACGGCAGAATAATACAACAGTTGGTTGAGCGTTGCAAAGAGCTTTCTGACAGGGATGAAAGAAGCGAAATGGCGATGGCGATCATCGATTTTATGGGTCAAAGAAACCCACAACTTCGTGATGAAGAAAATTATAAACATAAACTTTGGGATCATCTTTTTATTTTAGCTAATTATGATCTGGATGTAGATTCACCATATCCGTTTCCTACAAGAGAGCAATTGGCAGAGAAACCAAAAACAATGGAATACCCTAAATTACAGGGAGATTTTAAATTTTACGGAAAAAGTATTCTTCAATTAATAGAAAAAGCAATAGAACTAGAACCTGGCGACGAAAAAGAAGCTTTGAAGGAGGTAATTGCCAATAATATGAAGAAATCTTATAATGTTTATAATAAAGAGCATGTTACTGATGATGTGATTTTCCGTCATCTGAAAGAACTTTCGGATAACAGGTTGGATCTTACCAATATAGAATCTCTTGAAAAGAGCAAGATCTACTATACTACCAACAACAACCGAAACAACAATAACAGAAGCAATAGTAATAACAACCGAAACCAAAACCAGCCTAATAAAAGAAGGCACAACAATAATAACAACAACAGAAGCAACACTAACAACAATAACAGAAAGTAA